The following proteins come from a genomic window of Limosilactobacillus reuteri:
- a CDS encoding amino acid permease, with protein MSFWKTIARKEDPRVYDNKDGHLVRSLKVRDFLALGVGTIVSTSIFTLPGEVAAMHTGPSVVISFLIAAIVAGLVAFAYAEMAAAMPFAGSAYSWINVVFGEFFGWIAGWALLAEYFIALAFVGSGLSANFRALFVSLGWKLPASLSNAFGTEGGVVDIVSVVVIILVALLISRGVSQAARVENLLVILKVFAILLFIVVGLTAIKASNFMPFIPQYHETANGAFGGWQGIYAGVSMIFLSYIGFDSIAANSAEAINPQKTMPRGILGSLVIAVVLFIAVSLVLIGVLPYQQYANSAEPVGLALRAAHHSGVATVVQTIAVLGMFTALIGMSMAGSRLIYSFGRDGMLPKWLGKLDEHNRPNRALWTLTIGAVLIGAFFPFAFLSQLISAGTLIAFMFVSLGIYALRRREGKDIPNPSFKMPFYPVLPALGFLASLLVFMGLDYQAKLYAGIWFVFGLIIYFAYGMRHSSMAKKEDGQNVKNE; from the coding sequence ATGAGTTTTTGGAAAACAATTGCACGTAAAGAAGACCCGCGTGTTTATGATAATAAAGACGGTCATTTGGTTCGATCTTTGAAGGTGCGGGACTTTTTAGCTTTAGGTGTTGGAACGATTGTGTCCACTTCCATTTTCACTCTTCCTGGTGAAGTGGCCGCAATGCATACTGGACCTTCAGTAGTTATCTCTTTTTTAATTGCTGCGATCGTGGCCGGGCTAGTTGCCTTCGCCTATGCAGAAATGGCTGCTGCAATGCCGTTTGCTGGTTCAGCCTATTCATGGATTAACGTCGTGTTTGGAGAGTTTTTTGGTTGGATCGCTGGTTGGGCACTATTAGCTGAATACTTTATTGCTTTGGCCTTTGTTGGGTCTGGTCTCTCTGCTAACTTCCGGGCATTATTTGTTTCGCTTGGCTGGAAGCTGCCTGCTTCATTATCAAATGCTTTTGGTACAGAAGGCGGAGTTGTTGATATTGTTTCAGTTGTTGTAATTATTTTAGTAGCCCTCTTAATTTCACGTGGGGTATCACAAGCTGCTCGTGTTGAAAATCTTCTTGTTATTCTTAAAGTTTTTGCAATTTTACTTTTTATTGTTGTTGGTTTAACCGCTATAAAAGCAAGCAACTTTATGCCATTTATACCACAATACCATGAAACAGCTAATGGTGCATTTGGTGGTTGGCAAGGTATATATGCCGGGGTATCGATGATTTTCCTTTCCTATATCGGATTTGACTCAATTGCTGCTAATTCAGCGGAAGCAATCAATCCACAAAAAACGATGCCACGTGGAATCCTTGGTTCCTTAGTAATCGCGGTCGTTCTTTTTATAGCAGTTAGTCTTGTATTGATTGGGGTATTACCATATCAACAATACGCTAACAGTGCTGAACCAGTTGGGCTTGCATTACGTGCAGCTCATCATAGTGGTGTAGCAACTGTTGTTCAAACAATTGCTGTTCTAGGAATGTTTACCGCCTTGATTGGGATGAGTATGGCTGGTTCGCGGTTGATTTACTCATTTGGTCGTGATGGAATGTTGCCAAAATGGCTTGGAAAACTTGATGAACATAATCGACCAAACCGTGCACTTTGGACACTTACAATTGGTGCTGTTTTGATCGGTGCTTTCTTCCCATTCGCCTTTCTTTCCCAATTGATCTCAGCCGGTACGTTGATTGCCTTTATGTTTGTTTCACTTGGTATTTATGCATTACGTCGTCGTGAAGGAAAAGATATTCCAAATCCTTCATTTAAGATGCCATTCTATCCAGTATTACCAGCTCTAGGTTTTCTAGCTTCATTACTTGTGTTTATGGGATTAGATTACCAGGCAAAACTTTACGCTGGTATCTGGTTTGTCTTTGGCTTAATTATTTACTTTGCTTATGGAATGCGTCACTCGTCAATGGCAAAGAAAGAAGATGGACAAAATGTTAAAAACGAATAG